A single Pantoea rwandensis DNA region contains:
- the puuD gene encoding gamma-glutamyl-gamma-aminobutyrate hydrolase: MGIIFDKPLIGVVMCQNHIGSHLGQTVHNKYLDAIVLAGGVPLPLPHQLMHAPYLLENSMTLLDGILLTGSPSNIEPWHYGEEGKEEHADPARDRLAFGLITHAIGKKMPILGICRGLQELVVANGGSLHRQLHMTHQFQEHREDDALPLEQQYAPVHEVQPEAEGLLSKLLGSAQSFAVNSLHGQGIREPGPQLRIEARAPDGLIEAVSLRQHPFALAVQWHPEWHSDQDPVSQRLFAAFIHAAVCYHKEKQP, encoded by the coding sequence ATGGGCATTATTTTTGACAAACCCTTGATTGGCGTAGTGATGTGTCAGAACCACATCGGCAGCCATCTCGGACAGACAGTTCACAATAAGTATCTCGATGCCATCGTGCTTGCCGGTGGTGTTCCCTTGCCTTTGCCGCATCAACTGATGCACGCCCCTTATCTATTAGAAAACAGTATGACGCTGCTGGACGGCATTTTACTCACCGGCAGCCCGAGCAATATTGAGCCCTGGCATTATGGCGAAGAGGGTAAAGAAGAACATGCCGATCCGGCACGCGATCGCCTCGCATTTGGTCTGATCACTCATGCAATCGGTAAAAAAATGCCGATATTGGGTATTTGTCGGGGCTTGCAGGAGTTGGTGGTGGCCAACGGGGGTTCCCTGCATCGCCAGCTGCACATGACGCACCAGTTTCAGGAACATCGTGAGGATGATGCGCTGCCGCTCGAACAGCAATACGCGCCGGTGCATGAAGTGCAGCCTGAAGCGGAAGGTTTATTGAGCAAGCTGCTGGGCAGCGCGCAATCCTTTGCCGTGAACTCTCTGCATGGACAAGGTATCCGCGAACCCGGCCCGCAGTTGCGTATTGAAGCACGTGCGCCTGATGGGCTGATTGAAGCAGTGAGTTTGCGTCAGCACCCGTTTGCACTTGCGGTGCAGTGGCATCCGGAGTGGCACTCCGATCAAGACCCGGTTTCGCAACGCCTGTTTGCGGCTTTTATCCACGCAGCTGTCTGTTATCACAAGGAAAAACAGCCATGA
- a CDS encoding glutamine synthetase family protein → MTNLVEVEDFTRHSEEKRTSAFQLEVKTWLERHPETQYVDILLNDLNGVFRGKRIPIAALAKLEKGCYFPASVFAMDILGNTVEEAGLGQSLGEPDNLCIPVPGTLIPSAADPERIAQLLLTMCNQDGTPFDVEPRNVLNRLWQQLRNRGLFPVVAVELEFYLVDKKRDAEGYIQPPCAPGSDERNMQSQVYSVDNLDHFADVLREIDDIAKQQGIPADGALAEASPGQFEINLHHTRDVLKACDHAILLKRLVRQVAENHGMTATFMAKPYEEYAGSGMHVHISMLDAADHNAFSLDDGSDSPLLKRALAGMIDLMPASMALLAPNVNAYRRFLPEAYVPLQASWGHNNRTVALRIPCGDVDNHRVEYRVAGADANPYLVVSTILAGILHGLDNQLPLPHAVQGNGHEAEGLPLPVRQSDALYEFENSYPLQKLLGEHFSGVWHSCKQNELMQFERLITATEIDWMLKNA, encoded by the coding sequence ATGACGAACCTCGTAGAAGTAGAAGACTTCACGCGGCACAGTGAAGAGAAACGAACAAGCGCGTTCCAGCTGGAGGTCAAAACCTGGCTGGAACGCCATCCTGAAACGCAGTATGTCGATATTCTTCTGAATGATTTAAATGGGGTATTTCGCGGAAAGCGCATTCCCATCGCTGCATTGGCAAAACTGGAAAAAGGGTGTTACTTCCCGGCCTCGGTTTTCGCCATGGATATCCTCGGTAATACCGTCGAAGAAGCCGGACTCGGACAGTCCCTGGGTGAACCCGACAACCTCTGCATCCCGGTTCCCGGAACCTTAATTCCCTCTGCCGCCGATCCTGAACGCATTGCGCAACTGCTGCTCACGATGTGTAACCAAGATGGCACTCCCTTTGACGTTGAACCCCGCAATGTCCTCAACCGCTTGTGGCAGCAACTGCGCAATCGAGGGCTATTCCCGGTGGTAGCGGTAGAGCTGGAGTTCTATCTGGTGGATAAAAAGCGCGATGCGGAAGGCTATATCCAGCCACCCTGTGCACCGGGCAGCGACGAACGCAATATGCAGAGTCAGGTTTATTCGGTCGATAATCTCGACCACTTTGCGGATGTTTTGCGTGAAATCGACGATATTGCAAAACAGCAGGGCATTCCTGCTGATGGCGCGCTGGCGGAAGCTTCGCCGGGCCAGTTTGAGATCAATCTGCATCACACTCGTGATGTATTAAAAGCCTGCGATCATGCCATTTTGCTCAAACGTCTGGTGCGCCAGGTGGCGGAAAATCACGGCATGACGGCGACCTTTATGGCCAAGCCCTATGAGGAGTATGCGGGCAGTGGCATGCATGTGCACATCAGCATGCTGGACGCCGCCGATCACAACGCTTTCTCACTCGACGACGGCAGCGACTCGCCGCTGTTAAAACGCGCGTTAGCCGGGATGATCGATTTAATGCCCGCTTCAATGGCGCTGCTGGCACCGAACGTGAACGCTTATCGCCGCTTCTTGCCTGAGGCTTACGTGCCCTTGCAGGCTTCATGGGGACACAACAATCGCACCGTTGCTCTACGCATTCCCTGTGGCGATGTGGATAACCATCGCGTGGAGTATCGTGTAGCCGGCGCGGATGCAAATCCTTACCTGGTAGTGTCAACAATTCTTGCCGGTATTTTGCACGGCCTGGATAATCAGCTACCTTTACCGCATGCAGTGCAGGGCAATGGACATGAGGCGGAAGGGCTGCCATTACCGGTCCGCCAGAGTGATGCGCTGTATGAATTTGAAAATAGCTACCCACTGCAAAAACTGCTGGGCGAGCATTTCAGCGGTGTGTGGCACAGCTGCAAACAGAACGAGTTAATGCAGTTTGAACGCCTTATCACCGCCACGGAAATTGACTGGATGCTGAAGAACGCCTGA
- the puuR gene encoding HTH-type transcriptional regulator PuuR, producing MNDATLAPGRRLSQIRQEMGLSQRRVAELSGLTHSAISTIEQDKVSPALSTLQKLLKVYGLSLSEFFSEPKVNSTPRVIVRPEECVEIGSLGVSLRLVENGAEKRALAMLIERYEPGSSTGEKLRHPGEETGTVLEGEITLVVNGQSYHLYSGESYVIDTGLPHSFTNTSELPCRIVSAHTPANF from the coding sequence ATGAATGATGCCACTCTGGCGCCCGGAAGACGTTTATCGCAAATCCGGCAGGAGATGGGATTGTCTCAGCGTCGCGTCGCTGAGTTGTCAGGACTCACACACAGTGCCATTAGCACCATTGAGCAGGACAAAGTCAGCCCAGCGCTGAGTACCTTGCAGAAATTGCTGAAAGTGTACGGCTTGTCGTTGTCAGAATTTTTTTCGGAACCCAAGGTGAACAGCACGCCGCGCGTTATTGTCCGTCCGGAAGAGTGCGTGGAGATCGGCAGCCTCGGCGTGTCGTTGCGTCTGGTGGAGAACGGCGCTGAAAAACGTGCGCTGGCGATGCTGATTGAACGCTACGAACCGGGTTCCAGCACCGGAGAGAAACTGCGTCACCCTGGCGAGGAGACCGGCACGGTGCTGGAAGGGGAAATCACGCTGGTAGTCAATGGTCAGAGTTATCACCTTTATAGTGGCGAGAGTTATGTGATCGATACCGGCTTGCCGCACAGTTTTACCAATACGTCTGAGCTGCCGTGTCGCATCGTCAGTGCGCACACCCCAGCGAATTTCTGA